The Planctomycetaceae bacterium genome has a segment encoding these proteins:
- a CDS encoding ISAs1 family transposase, which translates to MFTRCLAVPACFEPLVDPRRPAGNHRHRLIDIMFLALCATICRCETWEDIEDFGYERLEWLRKYVPLENGVPHHDTIARVISRLDTAAFYACLQDWISGLKLDLAGRGVHVDGKTARHSFDSDTNLKALHLVSAWVDEHSVCLGQIAADQKSNEITAVPLLLEMLEIKGAVITLDAMNCQQKTVEQIIEQEADFVITVKDNQPTLAQAIADRFDEYFENGEVDRTVRSHRRRSRSRGRPERTGGDGRTRTRIHPGDGQVAGHPVDRNGLAPPRTGYTASGGK; encoded by the coding sequence ATGTTTACAAGGTGCCTGGCAGTTCCTGCATGCTTTGAGCCGCTGGTCGATCCGCGCCGCCCGGCCGGCAATCATCGCCATCGGCTGATTGACATTATGTTTCTGGCACTTTGTGCGACGATCTGCCGGTGCGAGACGTGGGAAGACATCGAAGATTTCGGCTATGAGCGGCTGGAGTGGCTTCGAAAATACGTCCCGCTCGAAAATGGTGTCCCCCATCATGACACGATTGCCCGCGTCATTTCGCGGCTCGACACGGCCGCTTTTTACGCCTGTCTGCAGGACTGGATCAGCGGCCTCAAACTTGACCTGGCCGGCAGGGGCGTGCATGTGGACGGCAAGACGGCTCGCCACAGTTTTGACAGCGACACCAATCTGAAGGCACTGCATCTGGTCAGTGCCTGGGTCGATGAGCACAGTGTTTGCCTGGGCCAGATCGCTGCGGACCAGAAGTCCAATGAGATCACCGCTGTGCCGCTGCTGCTGGAGATGCTGGAGATCAAAGGCGCGGTGATCACGCTGGACGCGATGAACTGCCAGCAGAAGACCGTCGAGCAGATCATCGAACAGGAAGCCGACTTTGTGATCACTGTCAAAGACAACCAGCCCACACTGGCTCAGGCGATCGCTGACCGGTTTGACGAGTACTTCGAAAACGGCGAAGTCGACCGCACGGTTCGTTCGCACCGCAGACGCAGCCGTTCGCGCGGCCGACCTGAGCGAACAGGTGGTGACGGTCGCACCCGTACCCGAATCCATCCGGGCGATGGACAAGTGGCAGGGCATCCAGTCGATCGGAATGGTCTGGCGCCACCGCGAACCGGTTATACCGCGAGCGGGGGAAAATGA
- the rpsR gene encoding 30S ribosomal protein S18 yields the protein MATISKNDLRKLRKRRAKLKKKKMKCPFSPDGVVSRPVYVDYKDLKTLRTLIDREGRILPRRRTGTSALYQRAVRSAVLRARFIGLLPFVAEE from the coding sequence ATGGCCACAATTTCCAAGAATGACCTGAGAAAGCTCCGGAAGCGCCGCGCAAAACTCAAGAAGAAAAAGATGAAGTGTCCGTTCAGCCCGGACGGCGTTGTGTCGCGGCCGGTCTACGTGGATTACAAGGACTTGAAGACTCTGCGAACTTTGATTGACCGCGAAGGCCGGATTCTGCCTCGCCGCCGTACCGGAACGTCCGCCCTGTACCAGCGAGCCGTCCGGTCGGCTGTGCTGCGAGCCCGCTTCATCGGTCTGCTGCCGTTTGTTGCGGAAGAATAG
- a CDS encoding pyrroloquinoline quinone-dependent dehydrogenase, which yields MSLQSGSVRQLSAVLLVVGCSLARVASLAQAEDTDWPTVGNDPGAMRYSPLDEINRSNVSQLRPAWTFRTRELQPDGSGKTIECTPVIVDGVMYVTTGYLRVVALNAATGEELWQFDPLKDHPWPHTPTSGGVNRGVAYWSDGQPDGQRRIIHGSSDGRLFSLDAKTGKLDAGFGDGGIRDLRAEFADDVRKLGYGPTSAPAVWRDTIIVGVSNGEGPGIAAPGDIRAFDVRTGEQVWSFRTVPHPGEFGNDTWAEGSWRNRGGANAWGGITVDTQRGLVFCGTGSAAFDFYGGDRHGQNLFANCTLCLDAETGNRRWHFQTVHHDIWDHDTPVYPNLVSVTRDGRAVDAVAQVTKTGYVFVFDRETGKPLFDVEEKPFPASTVPGEQAWPTQPVPVRPPPFSVQHFDESNVTNIGEANRQSVLDKLKTLRRGSTNTPPSLEGSVVIPGFHGGANWSGASFDPTTGLLYVNSNNVPNIMTLVPGKPGDHDRFGHKGYVQFLDHEGYPAIQPPWGQLTAINLNSGEFAWQIPLGEHEELTRRGIPQTGTETFGGSIVTAGGLVFIAGTKDEKFHAFDKATGELLWDYKLPAGGYATPSTYMVGNRQYVVIAAGGAGKLRTKAGDSFVVFALPGEE from the coding sequence ATGAGTTTGCAATCTGGTTCGGTTCGTCAGTTGTCCGCGGTGCTTCTCGTTGTCGGATGCAGTCTCGCGCGAGTGGCTTCACTTGCGCAAGCCGAAGACACCGACTGGCCGACTGTCGGGAACGATCCCGGAGCGATGCGATATTCGCCGCTGGATGAAATCAATCGCAGCAACGTCAGTCAGTTGCGACCGGCCTGGACGTTTCGTACCCGCGAACTGCAACCAGACGGCAGCGGGAAGACCATTGAATGCACTCCGGTGATTGTTGACGGCGTGATGTATGTCACTACCGGCTACCTGCGCGTGGTGGCGCTGAACGCGGCGACCGGTGAGGAACTGTGGCAGTTTGATCCCCTGAAAGATCACCCGTGGCCGCATACGCCGACGTCCGGCGGCGTCAATCGGGGCGTGGCGTACTGGAGCGACGGACAGCCGGACGGTCAGCGTCGGATCATTCACGGTTCGTCGGACGGCCGGCTGTTTTCACTGGACGCGAAGACCGGCAAACTTGATGCCGGCTTCGGTGACGGAGGAATCCGCGATCTGCGCGCGGAGTTTGCCGACGATGTCAGAAAGCTTGGCTACGGTCCGACGTCGGCGCCTGCAGTCTGGCGCGACACGATCATCGTCGGCGTGTCGAATGGCGAGGGTCCGGGTATTGCCGCTCCCGGAGACATCCGCGCGTTTGACGTGAGAACCGGAGAACAGGTCTGGAGTTTCCGCACGGTGCCGCATCCCGGCGAATTCGGCAACGACACCTGGGCGGAAGGTTCCTGGAGGAATCGCGGCGGAGCCAACGCGTGGGGCGGCATCACCGTGGACACCCAGCGCGGCCTGGTGTTTTGTGGCACGGGTTCAGCCGCGTTTGATTTCTATGGCGGCGATCGGCACGGGCAGAATCTGTTCGCCAACTGCACACTTTGCCTGGATGCAGAAACCGGAAACCGCAGGTGGCATTTTCAGACGGTGCATCACGACATCTGGGACCACGATACTCCCGTCTATCCCAACCTCGTGAGTGTGACTCGCGACGGCAGAGCGGTCGACGCGGTTGCTCAGGTCACGAAGACGGGCTATGTGTTTGTCTTTGACCGCGAAACGGGAAAGCCGCTGTTCGATGTCGAAGAAAAGCCGTTTCCCGCGTCGACTGTCCCCGGCGAACAGGCATGGCCGACTCAGCCGGTGCCGGTCCGTCCGCCGCCGTTTTCTGTTCAGCACTTTGATGAATCCAACGTCACAAACATCGGTGAAGCCAACCGGCAGTCAGTGCTGGACAAGCTGAAAACGCTGCGCCGAGGATCGACGAATACGCCACCGAGTCTGGAAGGATCCGTCGTGATTCCCGGCTTTCACGGCGGAGCAAACTGGTCGGGAGCTTCCTTCGACCCGACGACCGGGCTGCTTTACGTGAATTCGAACAACGTACCGAACATCATGACGCTGGTTCCGGGAAAACCGGGCGACCACGACCGGTTTGGTCACAAGGGATACGTGCAGTTTCTGGATCATGAAGGCTACCCGGCGATTCAGCCGCCGTGGGGACAGTTGACGGCCATCAATCTGAACTCCGGCGAATTCGCCTGGCAGATACCGCTGGGTGAACACGAAGAACTGACGCGGCGGGGAATTCCACAAACCGGAACAGAAACCTTCGGCGGCTCAATCGTAACCGCAGGCGGGCTGGTGTTTATCGCCGGCACGAAGGACGAAAAATTCCACGCATTCGACAAGGCCACCGGCGAACTGCTGTGGGATTACAAACTGCCCGCGGGAGGTTATGCCACGCCGTCGACGTACATGGTCGGCAATCGGCAGTACGTCGTCATTGCCGCCGGTGGAGCCGGAAAGCTGCGAACGAAAGCGGGCGACAGTTTCGTCGTGTTCGCACTGCCGGGGGAAGAATGA
- a CDS encoding SDR family oxidoreductase: protein MNLLANHAAFVTGSTMGIGCEIANHVAAAGASVVRHGLDRAGGGDGDFVFGDLSAPLPDCAVRVADAALQCNPDIDLLVCNAGTYIDQPFLELDFATFDRTMRLNVYSQFVLVQHFARRWVTAGVRGRIILIGSINGRLSEPTHVAYDTSKGAVEALVRSLSVSLAPHGIRVNGIAPGLFRTPLTEPALKDKRSLRWMELHTPNGIVPGPDAAAGAAVFLLSDAAQHIHGQMIFVDGGMSIWQQPDVPEDWQP from the coding sequence ATGAATCTGCTGGCCAACCATGCGGCGTTCGTGACGGGCAGCACGATGGGAATCGGCTGCGAAATCGCCAACCACGTCGCCGCGGCCGGAGCGTCGGTAGTTCGGCATGGTCTGGACCGTGCTGGCGGTGGCGACGGCGACTTTGTCTTCGGTGATCTGTCGGCGCCGCTTCCTGACTGCGCTGTTCGCGTTGCGGACGCTGCACTGCAGTGCAACCCGGACATCGACCTGCTGGTCTGCAATGCGGGCACGTACATCGATCAGCCATTTTTGGAATTGGATTTTGCCACGTTCGATCGAACGATGCGGCTGAACGTCTATTCGCAGTTTGTTCTTGTTCAGCATTTCGCCCGGCGATGGGTAACAGCGGGCGTTCGCGGTCGAATCATTCTGATCGGTTCCATCAACGGGCGGTTGTCAGAACCGACTCACGTGGCGTACGACACGTCCAAAGGCGCCGTGGAGGCTCTGGTGCGGTCTCTAAGCGTGTCGCTGGCGCCGCACGGGATTCGCGTGAACGGCATCGCTCCCGGCCTTTTTCGAACGCCGCTGACGGAACCGGCACTCAAAGACAAGCGGTCACTGCGATGGATGGAACTGCATACGCCGAACGGAATTGTTCCCGGACCGGACGCCGCGGCGGGCGCCGCCGTTTTTTTGCTCAGCGACGCGGCGCAGCACATCCATGGTCAGATGATCTTTGTTGACGGCGGGATGAGCATCTGGCAGCAGCCCGACGTTCCTGAAGACTGGCAACCCTGA